A window of Rhodospirillaceae bacterium contains these coding sequences:
- a CDS encoding nitrobenzoate reductase, whose protein sequence is MDVIEAILTRRSVRAFLPTPIAKETIAEILDLSARAPSGTNMQPWKVYVVSGEKKEALTRETLHCRDTENERHVPEHKYYPDDWPEPYLSRRKKIGIDLYGILGLEKENKTGMRAQQGRNYEFFGAPVGLFFTIDKRLEIGSWLDYGMFIENIMLMALVKGIQSCPQAAWASYHNILRKHLNIPEDEAVICGMSLGYIDETAPENQLQTERAPVPEFTKFVGF, encoded by the coding sequence ATGGATGTGATTGAAGCAATTTTGACCAGGCGGTCGGTGCGCGCGTTTCTTCCAACGCCGATTGCAAAAGAAACAATCGCCGAGATTCTGGACCTTTCGGCACGGGCACCAAGCGGGACGAATATGCAGCCCTGGAAAGTCTATGTGGTCAGCGGCGAAAAGAAAGAGGCGCTGACCCGGGAAACCCTCCATTGCCGCGATACGGAAAATGAACGGCATGTGCCGGAACATAAATATTATCCGGACGACTGGCCGGAACCCTATCTGTCGCGGCGCAAAAAGATCGGAATCGACCTATATGGCATTCTGGGGCTGGAGAAAGAAAACAAAACGGGTATGCGGGCGCAGCAGGGACGCAATTATGAATTTTTTGGAGCGCCCGTCGGCCTGTTCTTTACGATCGACAAGCGCCTCGAAATCGGCAGCTGGCTTGATTACGGCATGTTTATCGAGAACATCATGCTGATGGCGCTGGTAAAAGGCATTCAGAGCTGTCCGCAGGCGGCATGGGCCTCCTATCACAACATCCTTCGCAAGCATTTGAACATTCCCGAGGACGAGGCCGTCATTTGCGGGATGTCCCTTGGCTACATCGATGAAACGGCACCTGAAAACCAGTTGCAGACGGAACGTGCTCCGGTTCCCGAGTTTACGAAGTTTGTCGGTTTTTAA
- a CDS encoding SAM-dependent methyltransferase, which yields MFSDQTHLRAARNIFEHLAEQLDTRLSIRLWDGSIVPLGRHADPARCIAIRGPGVLGSLLRRPTLETLLRHYATGRIDFEGGDLLTFITLAREKKIKIKWQHLRKGFLLKHALPLFFAFEDNRRLAHAYAGDETGRQRTHGEETGFIQFHYDIGNDFYALFLDAEMQYSCAYFTDWGNSLEQAQTDKLEMICRKLRLQPGDRFLDIGCGWGGLLCHAATHHGVTAHGVTLSQAQHDYTAEKIRRLGLEDRVTVELRNYENLDGEYDKISSIGMVEHVGIANYPAYFGKLNRLLRDRGLLLNHGITRRAKRGHRKGHKTPPEKKLLLKHIFPGSELDHLGHTLEAMETEGFEIHDVEGWREHYAQTCRLWHQRLVANSDKAIAQIGLEKYRMWIAYLAGVAFGFNDGALRLYQILATKQKAKGPSAMAPTRADLYR from the coding sequence ATGTTTTCTGACCAAACACACTTACGCGCCGCCAGGAATATTTTTGAACATCTGGCCGAACAGCTCGACACGCGCCTTTCCATACGGCTATGGGACGGCTCCATCGTGCCCCTTGGCCGCCACGCCGACCCGGCCCGTTGCATCGCCATTCGCGGACCGGGCGTGCTGGGCTCGCTGCTGCGGCGGCCAACGCTGGAAACCCTGCTGCGCCACTACGCCACCGGTCGCATCGATTTCGAGGGTGGCGATTTGCTCACCTTCATCACCCTGGCGCGCGAGAAGAAAATCAAGATCAAGTGGCAGCATCTGCGCAAAGGCTTCCTGCTGAAACACGCCCTGCCGCTGTTCTTTGCCTTCGAAGACAACCGCCGTCTGGCCCATGCCTATGCCGGTGACGAAACCGGCCGGCAACGGACCCACGGCGAGGAAACCGGCTTCATTCAGTTTCACTATGACATCGGCAATGATTTCTATGCCCTCTTCCTGGATGCGGAGATGCAGTATTCCTGCGCCTATTTCACAGATTGGGGCAATTCGCTGGAACAGGCCCAGACCGACAAGCTGGAAATGATCTGCCGAAAACTGCGCCTGCAACCGGGCGACCGCTTCCTCGACATCGGCTGCGGCTGGGGCGGGTTGCTGTGCCACGCGGCGACGCATCACGGCGTCACGGCCCATGGCGTCACACTTTCCCAGGCCCAGCACGATTACACAGCAGAGAAAATCCGCCGCCTCGGTCTGGAAGACCGGGTGACGGTGGAACTGCGCAATTATGAAAACCTCGACGGCGAATATGACAAGATTTCCTCAATCGGCATGGTCGAACATGTCGGCATCGCCAATTACCCGGCCTATTTCGGCAAGCTGAACCGCCTGCTTCGCGACCGGGGGCTTCTCCTGAACCACGGCATCACCCGGCGCGCCAAGCGCGGCCACCGCAAGGGGCACAAAACCCCGCCGGAAAAGAAGCTATTGCTGAAACATATTTTCCCGGGCTCGGAACTGGACCACCTCGGCCATACCCTCGAAGCCATGGAAACCGAGGGTTTTGAAATCCACGATGTGGAAGGCTGGCGCGAACATTACGCCCAGACCTGCCGGCTGTGGCACCAGCGCCTGGTCGCCAACAGCGACAAGGCCATCGCCCAGATCGGGCTGGAAAAATATCGCATGTGGATCGCCTATCTTGCTGGCGTGGCGTTCGGGTTTAACGATGGCGCGCTTCGGCTTTATCAGATCCTCGCCACCAAACAGAAAGCCAAGGGCCCGTCCGCCATGGCCCCGACACGGGCGGATTTGTATCGCTAG
- a CDS encoding outer membrane lipoprotein-sorting protein — translation MGNGGGRMNRMVAAISLLAVLSWPAAAADLAAGMVLDAANLEKHLEDRFEGTAISSLLPERFQWQIREKGLRIKLAHSKAHPRDVRLMAATARARGRLAIDPESGLVFGWQAGVPFPDVERGDAKAAWKVMWNLTYGRPRGDSQFFPMVATARIHGERGFETLSRQKIFRVFLKGRLTGKDAPVLGSGRLFEKSLILANGPDDVPGTGAPGSGAVLIRYDTGEDEFLTTYSHEAKKVVRWKGGYWMDQLGMTDFVGDDVFLFNAYPTWYANFKILAKKKVLVVANSVHPFWNPDGKTAREKFPGTDLENPPHWNPVDEWEPREVFVIEATPPALHPYGRKILYIDAKSWIPYLGEFYARSGTFWKASVLGYRAFPVKGDPERAIVWPTWQTIIDFRRNHATVFITDNRLRFNLAIDPAKLNLDSIKDRCASCLPVE, via the coding sequence TTGGGGAACGGCGGCGGGCGCATGAACCGGATGGTGGCAGCGATCAGCCTGCTGGCGGTTCTTTCCTGGCCAGCGGCGGCCGCAGACCTGGCGGCGGGCATGGTTTTAGATGCGGCCAATCTGGAAAAACATCTTGAAGACCGCTTCGAGGGGACGGCTATTTCGAGCCTTCTGCCCGAACGTTTCCAATGGCAGATCCGCGAGAAAGGCCTTCGTATCAAGCTCGCCCATAGCAAAGCCCATCCCAGAGACGTGCGATTGATGGCGGCGACGGCGCGCGCGCGCGGGCGTCTTGCCATCGACCCGGAAAGTGGCCTGGTTTTCGGCTGGCAGGCGGGTGTGCCGTTCCCAGATGTGGAACGCGGCGATGCCAAGGCCGCCTGGAAGGTGATGTGGAACCTGACCTATGGACGGCCACGCGGCGATTCCCAGTTTTTTCCGATGGTGGCGACGGCGCGCATTCATGGCGAACGGGGATTTGAGACGCTAAGCCGGCAAAAGATTTTCCGGGTCTTCCTGAAAGGACGCCTGACCGGTAAAGATGCGCCGGTGTTGGGGAGCGGGCGACTTTTTGAGAAAAGCCTCATCCTTGCCAATGGGCCGGATGATGTTCCTGGGACCGGCGCGCCCGGCAGCGGGGCCGTTCTTATCCGTTACGACACGGGTGAGGATGAATTCCTCACCACCTATTCCCATGAGGCAAAAAAAGTCGTCCGCTGGAAGGGCGGCTACTGGATGGATCAGCTCGGCATGACGGATTTTGTCGGCGATGACGTGTTTTTGTTCAATGCCTACCCAACCTGGTATGCGAATTTTAAAATTCTTGCGAAGAAAAAAGTTCTGGTTGTTGCGAACAGCGTGCATCCCTTCTGGAACCCGGACGGGAAGACGGCTCGCGAAAAGTTTCCCGGCACCGATCTTGAAAATCCGCCTCACTGGAACCCGGTCGATGAATGGGAACCGCGCGAGGTCTTTGTCATTGAAGCGACGCCGCCGGCGCTTCACCCGTATGGGCGAAAAATCCTCTACATCGACGCGAAAAGCTGGATTCCCTATCTCGGCGAGTTCTATGCCCGAAGTGGGACGTTCTGGAAGGCAAGCGTGTTGGGGTATCGCGCCTTTCCTGTGAAGGGTGACCCGGAACGGGCCATTGTCTGGCCGACATGGCAGACGATCATCGATTTTCGGCGCAATCACGCGACGGTCTTTATCACCGACAATCGGTTGCGCTTCAACCTTGCGATTGACCCGGCGAAGCTGAACCTTGATTCAATCAAGGACCGCTGTGCGTCCTGCCTGCCTGTTGAGTAG
- a CDS encoding SAM-dependent methyltransferase — MGFYAKYILPWGIHFACGVKPIRYQRKKVVPLAHGRVLEIGIGSGLNLPFYDPRKVARVIGLDPSAEMRRIAEKAARAMPFPVEFIGLSGEDIPLENASVDTVVMTYTLCTIPDPVKALREMRRVLKPGGALVFSEHGLAPDENVRRTQARVEPYWKRLAGGCHLTRKIPELIAEGGFHMTHLDRMYIPGWKPVSFNYWGTAAGA, encoded by the coding sequence ATGGGCTTTTATGCGAAATACATTCTGCCGTGGGGCATTCATTTTGCCTGCGGGGTGAAGCCCATTCGCTATCAGCGGAAGAAGGTTGTGCCGCTGGCCCATGGGCGCGTGCTTGAAATCGGGATCGGCAGCGGCCTGAACCTGCCGTTTTACGACCCACGGAAGGTTGCGCGGGTCATCGGGCTTGATCCCTCTGCCGAAATGCGCCGCATCGCCGAGAAAGCTGCGCGTGCGATGCCTTTCCCGGTTGAGTTCATCGGTCTTTCCGGGGAAGACATTCCCCTGGAAAACGCAAGCGTCGATACGGTTGTCATGACCTATACGCTGTGCACGATCCCCGATCCGGTCAAAGCGTTGCGGGAAATGCGGCGCGTTCTGAAGCCCGGCGGTGCCCTGGTCTTTAGCGAGCATGGCCTGGCGCCCGATGAAAATGTGCGGCGCACACAAGCCCGTGTTGAGCCCTATTGGAAACGGCTTGCCGGGGGGTGCCACCTGACCCGGAAAATTCCGGAACTGATTGCCGAGGGCGGGTTCCATATGACGCATCTGGACCGCATGTACATTCCCGGGTGGAAGCCGGTCAGCTTCAATTATTGGGGAACGGCGGCGGGCGCATGA
- a CDS encoding RNA polymerase subunit sigma-54: MELPLQITFRNMDPSESVETNVREKAIKLERLSDRITSCRVVIEAPHRHHQKGKLYNVRIDISIPGKELVVNHNGPKNHAHEDVYVAIRDAFSAAVRQLEDHVQKNNPKKQKSHTAS; the protein is encoded by the coding sequence ATGGAACTTCCGTTGCAGATTACCTTTCGAAACATGGACCCATCGGAATCGGTGGAAACAAACGTCCGGGAAAAAGCCATAAAGCTCGAACGTTTATCCGATCGCATTACAAGCTGCCGCGTCGTCATCGAAGCGCCGCATCGCCACCATCAAAAGGGCAAGCTCTACAATGTGCGAATCGATATCTCCATTCCCGGCAAGGAACTTGTCGTCAATCATAATGGGCCAAAAAATCATGCGCATGAGGACGTTTATGTCGCAATCCGGGACGCCTTCAGCGCAGCGGTCCGGCAATTGGAGGACCATGTGCAAAAAAACAACCCGAAAAAACAGAAATCGCACACCGCTTCTTGA
- a CDS encoding acyl-CoA synthase, with protein sequence MLQTIGQILPTSAARFGDKTALIFEGRSFSYNELEQLSNRLANGLRDLGIGARDCVSIYGPNCWEWLVAYHAIAKIGAVLNPINVMLTPEEVVFVVNDCKARALIASADKGEAVLDKKGATPLDNVILFGGKGKAPAGTLCFEDMIAQGKPDFEPVLVAPEALSTIGYTSGTTGHPKGAMQSHRSVLMNLALTANMHVKTAADTVVTALPCPHVYGNIVVNGAFFTGMTVVLLSRFDEKETLDAIQTHKATLFEGVPTMYMYMLNSPELAKHDVSSLTRCTVGGQTMPVAKMEEVEEHFGCPLLELWGMTELAGAATTNTFYGENRHGSIGLPLPGTQVRIADVEDATKSLGPGEVGELMVKGPLVMLGYYGNAQATKDAIEPDGWMHTGDVGKMDEGGYLYIVDRRKDMILTGGFNIYPAELERVIAAHPAVAMVAVGGQPDATKGEIAKAYIVLRDGVQADADAIRAYCREHMAAYKVPKRVQFVDDFPKTSTGKIMRRKLKTLDPPEERESTS encoded by the coding sequence ATGTTGCAGACAATCGGGCAAATTCTACCCACAAGCGCTGCGCGTTTCGGCGACAAGACGGCGCTGATCTTCGAGGGCCGATCGTTCAGCTACAACGAACTGGAACAGCTCTCGAACCGGCTTGCAAACGGCTTGCGCGACCTTGGCATCGGCGCGCGCGACTGCGTTTCGATCTATGGCCCGAATTGCTGGGAATGGCTGGTCGCCTACCACGCCATCGCCAAGATCGGCGCCGTGCTGAACCCCATCAACGTCATGCTGACTCCAGAAGAAGTCGTCTTTGTCGTCAATGACTGCAAGGCACGCGCGTTGATCGCGTCCGCCGACAAGGGCGAAGCCGTCCTAGACAAAAAAGGTGCGACACCCCTCGACAATGTCATCCTGTTCGGCGGCAAGGGAAAGGCCCCCGCCGGCACGCTTTGTTTCGAGGACATGATCGCCCAGGGCAAGCCGGATTTCGAGCCCGTCCTCGTCGCCCCGGAGGCACTTTCAACCATCGGCTACACGTCTGGCACCACCGGCCATCCAAAGGGTGCCATGCAAAGCCACCGTTCCGTGCTGATGAACTTGGCCCTGACCGCAAACATGCACGTCAAGACGGCGGCCGATACGGTGGTAACGGCCCTTCCCTGCCCGCATGTTTACGGAAACATCGTTGTCAACGGCGCATTTTTTACCGGCATGACGGTGGTTCTGCTGTCGCGCTTCGATGAAAAAGAAACCCTCGATGCGATTCAGACCCACAAGGCCACCCTGTTTGAGGGCGTGCCGACGATGTACATGTACATGCTGAACAGCCCCGAACTGGCAAAGCACGATGTTTCTTCCCTCACGCGCTGCACGGTCGGCGGCCAGACGATGCCGGTCGCAAAAATGGAAGAAGTCGAGGAACACTTCGGCTGTCCGCTGCTTGAACTCTGGGGCATGACCGAACTTGCCGGGGCGGCCACCACAAATACTTTCTATGGCGAAAACCGCCACGGTTCGATCGGGCTGCCGCTGCCGGGCACCCAAGTCCGCATCGCCGACGTCGAAGACGCCACCAAAAGCCTTGGCCCGGGCGAGGTAGGCGAACTAATGGTCAAGGGGCCGCTCGTCATGCTGGGCTATTATGGGAATGCGCAAGCGACGAAAGACGCCATCGAACCGGACGGTTGGATGCACACCGGCGACGTCGGCAAGATGGATGAAGGCGGCTATCTCTATATCGTCGATCGCCGCAAGGATATGATCCTGACGGGCGGGTTTAACATCTACCCAGCCGAACTCGAACGTGTGATCGCCGCCCACCCCGCCGTCGCCATGGTCGCCGTCGGCGGCCAACCGGACGCGACGAAAGGCGAAATCGCAAAGGCCTATATCGTGCTGCGTGACGGCGTGCAGGCCGATGCCGACGCGATCCGTGCCTATTGCCGCGAGCACATGGCCGCCTACAAGGTGCCAAAACGCGTGCAATTCGTCGATGATTTTCCAAAAACAAGCACCGGCAAGATCATGCGGCGCAAGCTAAAGACCCTCGACCCGCCCGAGGAACGGGAAAGCACCAGCTAG
- a CDS encoding isocitrate dehydrogenase has product MKTIEITELLGDGIGPELAQSIHRVADALPTDFNFHQIDWSLETRERDGDAAIDRAEASMKETRLALKYPTVTRTRSPNQMIRRRCNFSVIYRPTISIKGIDSNFKENINLHIVRIATGGTYDDPGQLVGKNAAVSLRMVEREPCEQAARFAFELARTQSATNGNKPCTVTSASKHTIQKVTDGLFESVVADIAQEYSDVPHKLELFDALLAKIIMKPKDFEVVLVLNEYGDFLSDMAAGLVGSLGTGASGNYSFDKNQKIDIAMFDPAGGTAPDIAGKNLCNPAAILLAFAMLLDHVNRHDLAHALRLSLLGAIEAGECTRDLGGSLTTDAFTQIVLDRLPGHLSDNSGM; this is encoded by the coding sequence ATGAAGACCATCGAAATTACAGAACTGTTGGGGGACGGGATTGGGCCGGAACTGGCCCAATCCATCCACCGCGTCGCCGATGCTTTGCCGACTGATTTTAACTTTCACCAGATCGACTGGTCGCTGGAAACCCGCGAACGCGATGGGGATGCCGCCATCGACCGTGCCGAAGCCTCGATGAAAGAAACCCGCCTGGCGCTCAAATATCCGACCGTCACGCGCACCCGCAGTCCGAATCAGATGATCCGGCGCCGCTGTAATTTCAGCGTCATCTATCGGCCGACAATTTCAATCAAGGGCATTGATTCAAACTTTAAGGAAAACATCAATTTGCACATCGTGCGGATCGCGACGGGCGGAACCTATGACGACCCGGGTCAGCTGGTTGGTAAAAATGCCGCCGTTTCCCTTCGCATGGTTGAACGGGAACCCTGCGAACAGGCGGCGCGTTTTGCCTTTGAACTTGCGCGCACACAAAGTGCCACCAACGGAAACAAGCCCTGCACGGTCACGTCCGCGTCCAAGCACACCATCCAGAAAGTCACCGACGGCCTGTTTGAATCCGTGGTCGCCGACATTGCACAGGAATATTCCGACGTGCCGCATAAGCTGGAATTGTTCGACGCACTTCTGGCCAAGATCATCATGAAACCGAAAGACTTTGAAGTGGTCCTGGTGCTCAACGAATATGGCGACTTTCTATCGGACATGGCCGCCGGTCTGGTGGGCAGCCTGGGCACGGGCGCCAGCGGCAATTATTCCTTCGATAAAAATCAAAAGATCGACATCGCCATGTTCGATCCGGCCGGCGGTACTGCGCCCGACATTGCAGGCAAGAATCTATGCAACCCGGCCGCGATCCTGCTGGCTTTTGCAATGTTGCTGGACCATGTCAACCGCCATGACCTTGCCCACGCGTTGCGCCTGTCCCTGCTGGGCGCAATCGAGGCCGGCGAATGCACCCGCGACCTTGGCGGTTCGCTAACGACCGACGCCTTCACTCAAATTGTCCTTGATCGCCTGCCGGGTCATCTATCCGACAACAGCGGGATGTAA
- a CDS encoding spore maturation protein, whose protein sequence is MNVFFFVVVLISFLVAAWREVGWTSAVPDALSPMATLAAGMIEKAADAVTLSIGLVGVMALFLGLMKVAEEGGLLAIIARTVRPLMVHLFPDVPANHPAMGAMILNMSANALGLGNAATPFGIRAMQELDKLNPHKGTATNAMALFLAINTSSVTLLPTGVIALRAAAGSTDPAGILPTTLVATICSTTIAILAAKLYQRFSAIPAPTALQDPAPEATPAATPEVLPEMADDSYPGWVSALVLVGIAGLVPLTIIWGKAISPWIIPGLMVLLLGFGFLRGVRIYEAFVDGARDGFKVAVRIIPYLVAILVAVGMLQASGTMALLVDAAGPITAAFGLPPEALPMAVLRPLSGSGAYGILAAIIQDPAIGPDSYTGYLVSTFQGSTETTFYVLAVYFGAVQIRRVRHALAAALTADIAGIAAAIAICLLLFG, encoded by the coding sequence ATGAACGTTTTTTTCTTCGTCGTCGTCCTCATCTCTTTTCTGGTCGCCGCCTGGCGGGAAGTGGGCTGGACGTCCGCTGTGCCGGATGCCCTTTCCCCAATGGCCACCCTGGCCGCCGGCATGATCGAAAAAGCGGCGGACGCGGTCACCCTCTCAATCGGCCTCGTCGGCGTCATGGCGCTTTTCCTTGGGCTGATGAAAGTCGCCGAGGAAGGCGGCTTGCTGGCCATCATCGCGCGCACGGTGCGGCCCCTGATGGTGCATCTTTTTCCCGATGTGCCCGCCAACCACCCGGCAATGGGGGCGATGATCCTGAACATGTCGGCGAACGCGCTGGGCCTTGGCAATGCCGCCACCCCCTTTGGCATTCGCGCCATGCAGGAACTGGACAAGCTCAACCCCCACAAGGGCACGGCGACAAACGCCATGGCACTTTTTCTTGCCATCAACACGTCCAGCGTGACGCTTCTGCCAACCGGCGTGATTGCGCTTCGCGCCGCCGCAGGCTCGACCGACCCGGCCGGTATCCTGCCGACAACCCTGGTGGCGACCATCTGTTCGACGACAATTGCCATCCTGGCGGCAAAGCTCTACCAGCGCTTTTCCGCAATCCCGGCACCGACGGCCCTGCAAGACCCGGCACCTGAGGCAACGCCTGCGGCAACGCCCGAAGTACTGCCGGAAATGGCGGACGACTCCTATCCCGGATGGGTCTCTGCCCTTGTGCTGGTCGGCATCGCCGGACTTGTGCCCCTGACCATTATCTGGGGCAAGGCGATCTCACCCTGGATTATCCCGGGGCTGATGGTGCTGCTGCTTGGTTTTGGCTTCCTACGCGGCGTGCGTATTTACGAAGCCTTCGTCGATGGCGCGCGGGATGGGTTCAAGGTCGCCGTGCGCATCATCCCCTATCTCGTCGCCATCCTGGTCGCCGTCGGCATGTTGCAGGCCAGCGGCACGATGGCGCTGCTGGTCGACGCCGCCGGCCCCATCACTGCGGCCTTCGGCCTGCCCCCCGAGGCTCTGCCGATGGCAGTGCTGCGCCCGCTTTCCGGATCCGGTGCTTATGGTATCCTAGCGGCGATCATTCAGGACCCGGCCATCGGGCCGGACAGCTACACAGGCTATCTGGTCAGCACCTTCCAGGGCTCGACGGAAACAACCTTCTATGTGCTGGCCGTCTATTTCGGCGCCGTCCAGATACGCCGCGTGCGCCACGCCCTGGCGGCAGCGCTGACAGCCGATATCGCCGGCATCGCCGCTGCCATTGCCATCTGCCTGCTACTTTTCGGATAA
- a CDS encoding MBL fold metallo-hydrolase, with protein MKADIKGFFDDATYTVSYVISDPQTGGAAILDPVLDYDPDFGKYSTLSADKILAFVREKNLKVAWILETHVHADHLTASAYLQEQLNAPIGIGEGTVKVQAFFKGFYNAEAEFKXDGSQFDXLFKDGEXFQIGEMEXXXLATPGHTLACITYVVGDAAFVGDTLFMTDYGTARTDFPGGDAGALYDSIHRLYTELPPETRLFLCHDYGAPGRKDFVWETSLAEQRKKNIHIREGVSKDAFVKLRQTRDKTLAAPRLMIPAIQINMRAGDFPPKEANGVSYLKIPVGPANSSR; from the coding sequence ATGAAAGCGGACATCAAGGGCTTCTTCGATGACGCGACCTATACGGTCTCTTACGTTATTTCGGACCCACAAACCGGCGGGGCCGCGATCCTCGATCCGGTTCTGGATTACGATCCGGATTTCGGGAAATATTCAACTCTTTCGGCTGACAAAATTCTTGCCTTTGTCCGCGAAAAGAACCTGAAGGTGGCGTGGATATTGGAGACGCATGTCCACGCCGATCACCTGACGGCCAGCGCCTATCTCCAAGAGCAGTTAAACGCCCCGATAGGCATCGGCGAAGGCACGGTGAAAGTGCAGGCTTTCTTYAAGGGYTTTTACAAYGCCGAGGCMGAATTCAAGRCGGACGGCTCGCAATTCGACCRYCTGTTCAAGGATGGCGAGRTTTTTCAGATTGGTGAAATGGAAGSCYGYRTCCTTGCCACGCCGGGCCATACGCTGGCCTGCATCACCTACGTCGTTGGCGATGCCGCGTTTGTTGGCGACACGCTGTTCATGACGGATTACGGAACTGCGCGAACGGATTTTCCAGGCGGGGACGCCGGCGCGCTTTACGATTCAATCCATCGTCTTTATACGGAGCTGCCGCCGGAGACGCGCCTGTTCCTGTGCCACGATTACGGTGCGCCCGGACGGAAGGATTTTGTCTGGGAGACGTCCCTGGCAGAGCAACGCAAGAAGAACATCCATATTCGCGAAGGCGTCTCGAAGGATGCTTTCGTGAAACTTCGGCAGACGCGCGACAAGACGCTGGCGGCACCAAGGCTGATGATTCCTGCAATTCAGATCAATATGCGCGCGGGCGACTTTCCGCCAAAGGAAGCGAACGGCGTTTCTTACTTGAAAATTCCGGTGGGTCCGGCGAATTCATCCCGTTAG